A stretch of Episyrphus balteatus chromosome 2, idEpiBalt1.1, whole genome shotgun sequence DNA encodes these proteins:
- the LOC129911710 gene encoding ATP synthase subunit b, mitochondrial, with translation MISRAALLSVQRPAALVATRAAATGTSEQFKRPVRPEHPGKVRLGFIPEEWFQFFYNKTGVTGPYTFGAGLLTYLCSKEILVMEHEYYGGLSLGIMCIIAVKKIGPAAAKYCDKEIDRIEAEWNDGRANELKVLAEAIEDEKKEQWRAEGALMLVDAKKENVALQLEAAFRERAMNVYNQVKRRLDYQVQCRHVERRINQKHMVDWVVKNVLKSITPQSEKETLNKCIADLSALAARAK, from the exons atgatttcGAGGGCCGCATTACTCTCAG TTCAAAGACCAGCAGCTCTCGTTGCCACTAGAGCCGCTGCAACTGGAACTTCGGAACAATTCAAGAGGCCCGTGCGTCCAGAACACCCTGGCAAAGTCCGTTTGGGATTCATTCCAGAAGAATGGTTCCAGTTCTTCTACAACAAAACTGGTGTCACCGGCCCATACACATTCGGTGCAGGTCTCCTCACCTACTTGTGCTCCAAGGAAATCCTCGTCATGGAGCATGAATACTACGGTGGTTTGTCATTGGGTATTATGTGCATTATTGCTGTAAAGAAAATTGGTCCAGCAGCTGCTAAATACTGCGACAAGGAAATCGAC AGGATCGAAGCCGAATGGAATGATGGTCGTGCCAACGAATTGAAGGTCCTCGCCGAGGCTATCGAAGACGAAAAGAAGGAACAATGGCGCGCCGAAGGTGCTCTCATGCTCGTTGATGCCAAGAAAGAGAATGTTGCTCTTCAATTGGAAGCTGCATTCAGGGAACGTGCCATGAATGTCTACAACCAa gtCAAGCGCCGTTTGGACTACCAAGTTCAATGCCGTCACGTTGAAAGACGTATCAACCAGAAACACATGGTTGACTGGGTTGTTAAGAACGTTCTCAAGTCCATCACCCCACAATCCGAAAAGGAAACCCTTAACAAGTGCATTGCCGATTTGAGTGCCCTTGCTGCCCGTGCAAAGTAA